In Dendropsophus ebraccatus isolate aDenEbr1 chromosome 13, aDenEbr1.pat, whole genome shotgun sequence, the sequence tgttttaaccccttatggtTCAAAGGTACGAAAACGCTAATGAGGCAACCAATACCATTCACAAGTATCTGTGGCCATGAGCTGCCCTTTTAAATAGAGCGCCAGGAAAAGCATGGGATGCCGAAGCCAAGCCTGATTGACCCAAGATCCCTGCTTACTGATACGTGGATATCTAGTATGcttatttttgtaattttatatactgtaatatatacacaaTTATTACTAAGCAATCACTTTTAGTTTTTTGTAGCTATTTTTCTACTTCATtcattttttaagtttttttttaattctattacTTTTTACTGACACTTAATTTAATATTAAAACTGCTAATATGTTATGATTTGTGTCCCAGTGGCACAGCCTGCTCTAATAGTGTGGCCCCCTTCATACTTCAGGAAGATATACAGATTTCTTATTTGGAAATCCGGAAAGATTTCCTGACctatagggttctatggggcatggACACACTTTAGgattttcctgaagggtgtccatgccagaAAAAAAGGCCCAGAAATTATAGAACATGTCCTATAATTGCCTGGAATtatgccccatagaaccctatggtgGCATTGAGAATTCTGAACAGCTCTGGATGTGCATCAGCAGAGGTGAAGGGGGCCTTAAACTTAGTTTAGTGATATGTAACAGCCAGCTAAGTGATCCGACAGCTTTGGGGACTTGGCGTTACCTGTAATGCTGTAAATACTTAAAGGTAAAGACATTACTTACCTTTTGTAATATCTCAAggatgcaaagtagctctccacCATAAGCTAGCTAGAGTTCGTAGCCCCAGGCCTCACTCCTGAGACCGCTGAGTTACAGCCAGGGGAATGCACAGCGCACTCTTCTCGGCTCCTTCAGAGTCAGATTTGACTCCTTGATTAGAGCCTATAGAGCAAACAATGTGGATGTTCTGCCGGTCTGGGAGTGAAGCACACTGCTGTGCACTCAGGATgtatctcaggagtgagacccggtgcaatcagtaactttaGAAATGTCTTAGGATCTGCCAAAGGTGACACCCTCTGTCATTGCTCTGTATAGGCCGTATTACagggagagattatctgccaaatcaggcagacgTTTCCTTGTGTAATAGAGGCAGCGGTCAGCTGATGGATGACTGCTCCCTTGTCGGCTGATCTcggtctttcagcatgttaaaagatAATCTCATAATCTTCATGCAACCCTGGCCTCagttatcgagctgtgtaataggcttcttaaaggagaagtccggcgaaaatttttattaaagtattgtattgccccccaaaagttatacaaatcaccaatatacacttattacgggaaatgcttataaagtgctttttcctgcactaactactgcatcaaggcttcacttcctggataacatggtgatgtcacttcctggataacatggtgatgtcccgacccgactcccagagctgtgcgggctgtggctgctggagaggatgatggcagggggatgctcagtgtccctccagtgccctgtgtccctcagtgtccccctgccatcatcctctccagcagccacagccctcacagctctgggagtcgtcacttcctggataacatggtgatgtcacaactcccagagctgtgcgggctgtgactgctggagagtcacatcggactccctagggctgcatccaacttctttatatGCCTTATGTTCCAGTTGCGTTAATCTCTACTTACCAACAGCCAATTGTTGCCATTTGTTCAACAGATGGTGTGACCTCCAAGCTCCATAACATCTGTAACCTTAGAGGACATTTACCATATGGAGGAACCCACCAGACAACTATCTCACTGCTAACACTGGTTtctccatagttgccaacagtcgcagttttgccgggactgtcccgattctgaggagacagccacggtaaaaccatgtcccgggtatgtcccaGGAAGCTccatgccccacccccttccagtgcgagtgatgtcactcatgcagagcaggaaaggagtccctgggggactagaggaaccatactggtgaggtaagtatagcttttttttgttttaaatatagatgaagggacaagaggatgctgaagggggtacaggtatgatgatgatgatgaagggacaggaggaggatgaagggggaagtagtatcataatggaggggcaggaggatgagaggggtagtaatatgatgatggaggggcaggtggatgaagggggtagtagtttgatgatgatgatgatggaggagcagtaggatgaaggaggtagtagtatgataatatgGAGTGCAgttgcatcatatgggtacaaactactagtatgtacagtcagtagaatagtagtagtaatagtagtagtctCAGCCTCAGTCTCAGAgtggtgtgtgtaatatactggggacctgaaactggggtgtatTGTATAGTGGGGACTGGGGTGTgcaatgctccttttgtgttgttctgactaaattctaactggaaaattttgaacccacacccatgataggccataCCCCACTGAGACCACAcctacaataagccacacccccttttaccgctaaagtgtccctggaacaAATTCTATAATGTTGGCAAATATGGTTTCTCCAGGCTGCTGGGTACAATCTGTAGACTGTGATGTAGAGAATAAGGCTCAGTTGTCCGTCTGATCTGCCCAAACCACTTTTTAAAAATCATTACTAaactcagaataaaaaaaaaaaaggaaaacttttttttttttacattttgtatatTAAAAAACACAATACAAATTAACATTTTATACATCagaacagggctgtggagtctgagatAGTTTTGGCAGGAGTCGcagtggaaaaaaatgtaccgactccgacccCAGCTTTATTTATAGGTAGATGATGGGTGCGCGTCTCACCAAGTCAGAGCCAGGTTGGCAGCAAATCCAAACTATAgagtggagacagcacttccacaTGTGATACTACTTGAAAAAGGCTTAGTAGCCGAGACGTTGCACACCTGGTGTCATATtaaacttgaatttttttttttggatgtgctctcctgctctggacagttcctgacatggacagaggtggcagcagagggcactgtgtcagactggagagaataaaagTTTAGGATATATTGTGATAGCCATCACCTTTCGGAGCCCCCCTTTAATGTCCTTATTCCTCATgctgtatatgatggggttaAGCATTGGAGTTACCACTGAGTAGATGACAGAAAATCCTCTGTCCTGTTCCGGTGAGTAACTGGATCTAGGACGTAAATGCATGATCATGATAGCGCCGTAATAAAGGAGCACCACTGCAATATGGCTGGCACAGGTGGAGAAGGCCTTGATCCGTTCCTTCACGGACTTGATTCCCAGCAAAGTCAAGGTGATGCAGAAGTAGGATGTGAGTATCAAGAAAAAAGAACCCATAGCAATGATACCTGCTGCGATGTACTCAGCTAATTCATTGACCCAAACGTCTCTACAGGAGAGTCGGAGGAGAGGTGGAACCTCACAAAGAAAGTGGTCGATGAGGTTGGACCTACAGAATGGCAGCCGAAAGGTTAACACTGTGTGGATTGTAGAGTTTACCAACCCAACGACCCAGGAGATGGTGGCGAGCTGCATGCAGAGCCTCTTGTTCATGATGCTGTTATATTGTAAAGGTTTACAGATAGCGATATACCTATCAAAGGCCATGACAGTGAGGATCATGCACTCTATAACCCCCAGGGCTAAATGGAAGAACAGTTGGGCTGCACACCCCAAAAACGAGATACTTCTCATCCGAGATAGCGTGTTCAACAAAAGTTTCGGTACTACAGTCGAAGAAAAGCAGATATCAATGACAGAAAGATTACTGAGAAAGAAGTACATGGGGGTCTGAAGGTGATAGTTCAGCCTGACGATGACGACCAGAAGAGCGTTTCCCGAGAGGGTGACCATATACATTAGGAAAAACACCAAGACCAAAACAACCTGTGGACCCGAGTCATCGGAAAGGCCTAAAAGGATGAACTCCTTCACCACTGCCTGGGTGGAGTTTTCCATATCATTCCTTGTCGTtaaacaatatttaaaaaaaaaataataaaattggtCTAATAAAAATCAGATATTAAGCATCATATGACTTAGAAAGTTTGAGAACGTAATACTTTATTACGATTtggtttataaaaaaacaaaacaaaaaacacctaaaaaaaaacatgttgaatAATTGAGATTTTTGAGGCACAGCTCTCGACAAACACATCGATAAATCGCCCATACTGAACAATGAGCCTCTTTTTACACTCAGGGAGTGGCATTAGAATAGTGAATGTGTcgccaagaattttttttttttttttttagggattataataaaataaaacactttttttaaaaatttttgtttAATATGTTTCTATTCTCTGGCCTAATTTTTTTGTTGTAAATTTTTTGTATATTAatatggaggcagccatcttgtctttaacagcatttatataTAAGCATTACAGTAAGCATAGGAGGAATAGAGTGGAGGAGACCCTGTTCACCAttatgggagagttttctagaCACGCTCTGTGACTTGCGCAGAGATCATTGTGCACGGaggggaaggctgagctgtgaacatATCTTATTGTCGTACATGTTGTAATTGTCTGTTATTTATCTACATTGTAATACTGTATTGTAATAGGGAGGACACTACTGAAACATGATCTATACAGAATAGAAGTGTCAGCCTATGGATCgacttagtggccagaatggaaactgcaagagaTCAGGATTACTTTATAATATACAAATCCTGAAATgaaaagtcagaaaataaaatcaccaaaaattcttaaaatatatGTTCAACAtacaaacttgatttaaacactAGGTCATTTTCCTTTaagtgttaaaaaatatatattttctgtaattaaaaaaaaaaaagtttttggatACTgaaaagtcccagaatattattTATCATGCAAAATgttattaaaggaaaaaaaagtctctATAAAATAAATGACTGCTGTAAAATAAAGACTAAATCCAGCGATCGTCTGATCATCCCTGTATCCTCGATCACACAGGGTGTGAGGTACGAGGCGACCTTATCATTACTAAATATAAAGACATCAGCCTTGTGGCCCCCTGAAGAATTACTCACGTCTCGTGAACTTAACAATGGAAAGTGCTTTGTATATTCCCCATCCCCCGCACCAATTACCATGTACCTGCCCATCGAGACTTGTTACCCAGATCCTCCGAGAATACGGCTGACGGTGCAGAAGGAACCTGGACAACTTCTAATATTAAAGTGGAGACATTTTAAGAGTGGAGTATATACGTGTCCTCACAGAACatacagatgtaaaaaaaaaaaaaagatattgactgagtactccggagaaaaaagattttttttcatattaactgaagacagaaagttatacagttttgtaaattCCTCTGTGAAGGTAAAGAGAGCATTGAactgataaagctctaaggttgtctggaaaacatggatacagccaatgactatatccatgatttccacatagccttagggctttatccaacttcagcagccagcgctaatcaaataccgatcgttccggttcggctggactcgaacccgaacccggttcgctgatctctacttgttatctattcagtctccttccctcattttttagctgctgctttctgctgaaaacacaaactgtgtgtgagcttttctctctgtctccccctcccttctgagacggctaatgtgaacaagtccctggcaggctatctgcaacattgtaggttTTATGTCATGCTGTGAGGGATAATTTGAGGTCAATTGCTGATGAACttgctgtgattatccctcccagcattacaaagaagctacaatgttgcaaataaagcctgccagggacttgtttacatcagccatctcagaagggaggggggaggagggagagacagaaagaaatgctcacacacagatttttgtcttttcagcagaaagcagcagctcagaactgggggaaggagactgaatagataataagggTAGGCACCCGCCTAGGGCGCCACTACctaccggggggaggggggggggctatttgaCTACTGGTGGGCACCTATCTACCTGCTGGGGCACCTATTTACCTACCTGGGGCACCCATCTACCCAATTGGGGCACATATAAGcctacatgggggcacatctgggggcattattagttcatggggacacctctggcggcattattagttcatgggggcacatctgggggcattattagttcatggggacacctctgggggcattattagttcatgggggcacctctgggggcatttctagctcatgggggcacatctgggggcattattagttcatgggggcacctctgggggcattattagctcatgggggcacccctgggggaattattagctcatgggggcacctctgggggcattattagttcatggggggcacctctgggagcattattagttcatgggggcacatctgggggcattattagttcatggggggcacctctgggggcattattagttcatcacagcaggggatcctacatacagggggcattccacattcctactcgctttactgcacataacaccaaacagcgcagttactttgggagccgacaggagggagaaaggaaaggaagttgctagaaatgtgcggagcctaaattgtttgtctcgcaggttctgaaaagatgaaacgtatctggaaggaatcatcatggaggtctgggccagatggagagaaaaagggaaagtgacgtctcagatcaaagaagacgtcacctgtgagtcactgtatgacggttttcttattttgtagagcATCAtttaggggtgccccgaggaaattttttttcccaaggggtgccccgaggtggaaaaggttgggaagcactggaaTGGACTGTTGGGCTGATACTGCAGCCTCTTCTTTTCCTCTCAGGCCCAGCTATATGCTATCGGCACCTCATAATACAGCAGctcccattgaatttaacagttgCCATACTAAGTATAAAGACCTACTGA encodes:
- the LOC138770416 gene encoding olfactory receptor 2G3-like, which codes for MENSTQAVVKEFILLGLSDDSGPQVVLVLVFFLMYMVTLSGNALLVVIVRLNYHLQTPMYFFLSNLSVIDICFSSTVVPKLLLNTLSRMRSISFLGCAAQLFFHLALGVIECMILTVMAFDRYIAICKPLQYNSIMNKRLCMQLATISWVVGLVNSTIHTVLTFRLPFCRSNLIDHFLCEVPPLLRLSCRDVWVNELAEYIAAGIIAMGSFFLILTSYFCITLTLLGIKSVKERIKAFSTCASHIAVVLLYYGAIMIMHLRPRSSYSPEQDRGFSVIYSVVTPMLNPIIYSMRNKDIKGGLRKNRDSPGKTATVGNYGETSVSSEIVVWWVPPYGSNQGVKSDSEGAEKSALCIPLAVTQRSQE